From a single Intestinibaculum porci genomic region:
- the iscB gene encoding RNA-guided endonuclease IscB — translation MTSYAFVLDADNKQLAPTKEQKAWFLIRKKRATLLSRYPMVIQLKKKISDQEICKDEIRCGIDDGGLHVGVALVQKCQTRNKVIFKGTIEQRNDVKHLMDVRRGFRRYHRDHKRYRPVRFDNRKSSKRKGRIAPSILQKRQSTIRVINQLNKWVNITNYWLEDVAIDIRALTDGYKPYRWQYQKSNRLDENIRKAVILRDGCQCMECGKSNCRLEVHHIKPRRLKGSNTLGNLITLCTGCHQKTEGVEELYMNRYFALLNSSDNKNLNYAQHVMIGKKWLRKQLSNLGMLHLTNGGDTANKRIDWGIAKSHSNDAICITDLRPDTCEIKEWVIKPMRRQSKAKTDNVLGIKHRDLVEYTFMNGETHRGYVTALYPEQNVLNFQSPTKHCKKVNARKCKVLWKYSKIYWLDNVS, via the coding sequence ATGACAAGCTATGCTTTTGTATTGGATGCTGATAATAAACAATTAGCGCCAACCAAAGAACAGAAGGCTTGGTTTCTTATTCGTAAGAAACGAGCAACATTGCTCAGCAGATATCCAATGGTAATACAACTCAAAAAGAAAATTTCAGATCAAGAAATCTGCAAAGATGAAATTCGTTGTGGAATAGATGACGGAGGTCTTCATGTTGGTGTCGCATTAGTACAGAAATGTCAGACGCGAAACAAAGTCATTTTTAAAGGAACTATTGAACAGCGTAATGATGTAAAACATCTTATGGACGTTAGACGTGGATTTAGGCGTTATCACCGTGATCATAAAAGATATAGACCAGTGAGATTTGACAACAGAAAATCCTCTAAACGAAAAGGGAGAATTGCACCAAGTATTTTACAAAAACGTCAATCAACAATAAGAGTTATCAATCAACTTAACAAATGGGTAAATATAACGAATTATTGGTTAGAAGATGTTGCTATTGATATAAGAGCATTGACAGATGGCTATAAACCATATCGGTGGCAATATCAAAAATCAAATAGACTGGACGAGAATATCCGTAAAGCTGTCATTTTACGAGACGGTTGCCAATGTATGGAATGTGGAAAATCTAATTGTAGATTAGAGGTTCATCACATTAAGCCAAGAAGACTGAAAGGTTCAAATACGCTTGGTAATCTTATTACGTTATGTACAGGATGTCACCAGAAAACAGAAGGTGTAGAAGAATTATACATGAACAGATACTTCGCTTTGTTAAATTCTTCTGACAATAAGAACCTGAATTATGCACAGCATGTAATGATAGGTAAAAAATGGCTGAGAAAACAGTTATCAAATTTAGGAATGTTACATTTAACCAACGGAGGTGATACAGCCAATAAGCGTATTGACTGGGGTATTGCAAAATCACATTCTAATGATGCCATCTGTATCACAGACTTGCGGCCAGACACATGTGAAATCAAAGAATGGGTAATAAAACCTATGCGAAGACAAAGTAAGGCTAAGACAGATAATGTTCTTGGAATTAAACATAGGGATTTGGTTGAGTACACTTTTATGAACGGTGAAACACATAGAGGGTATGTAACAGCTTTATATCCAGAACAAAACGTTCTTAATTTTCAAAGTCCAACAAAACATTGCAAGAAAGTTAACGCAAGAAAATGCAAAGTGCTTTGGAAATATTCTAAGATTTATTGGTTAGATAATGTTAGTTAG